In the Flagellimonas sp. HMM57 genome, one interval contains:
- a CDS encoding DUF3999 family protein, translated as MRTRNKFYGLLLILSCNSIIGQLQEYEAKIALEGIADQWHAITLPHTVFDKVKQDMFDMRIYGVTATDTLEAPYILKTLQGESIKNNIDFKLLNTTKDSNGYYYTFEVPTTEVINHIKLNLKNKNFDAKLILEGSQDQNNWFTILEDYRILSIKNSQTNYSFTELDFPNSKYLYYRVFIQSDVNPNLDSASIAMNNTVKATYEEYQMKGFRTVPVEKETYIDIYLKQRVPISFLKINVKDTFDYYRPITIKYVTDSVETEKGWNYYYRNLASGTLTSIEKNEFKFPSTLAKRLRVEIQNHDNQPLNIGFIEAKGYSHELVARFTEPADYFLAYGNADAKKPLYDISLTRSNIPKNLSKLTIGPEQLIPKTEKPQVQPLFENKWWLWGIMILVVLLLGGFTLKMMQKKV; from the coding sequence ATGAGGACGAGAAATAAATTTTATGGTCTTTTATTGATTCTTTCCTGTAATTCAATTATCGGTCAATTACAAGAGTATGAAGCTAAAATAGCGTTAGAAGGAATAGCGGACCAATGGCACGCTATTACGTTACCTCATACAGTTTTTGATAAAGTAAAACAGGATATGTTCGACATGCGTATCTATGGTGTAACCGCTACTGATACTTTGGAAGCACCTTACATTCTCAAGACTTTACAAGGAGAAAGCATTAAAAATAATATTGACTTTAAACTGCTGAATACCACTAAGGACAGTAACGGATATTACTACACTTTTGAAGTCCCTACTACGGAAGTAATCAATCACATAAAGCTTAATCTTAAAAATAAAAATTTTGATGCAAAATTAATTCTGGAAGGAAGCCAAGACCAAAACAATTGGTTCACAATTTTGGAAGATTATCGTATCCTTTCCATAAAGAACTCTCAGACAAACTATAGCTTTACTGAACTGGACTTCCCCAATTCAAAATATTTATATTACCGCGTTTTTATACAAAGTGATGTAAACCCTAATTTAGATTCCGCCAGCATTGCTATGAACAATACTGTAAAGGCTACCTATGAGGAATACCAAATGAAAGGGTTTAGAACGGTTCCCGTAGAAAAAGAAACCTATATTGATATTTACCTAAAACAACGTGTTCCGATCAGTTTTCTAAAAATAAACGTAAAGGACACTTTTGATTATTACCGTCCAATAACCATTAAGTATGTTACAGATAGCGTAGAGACCGAAAAAGGCTGGAATTATTATTACAGAAATCTTGCTTCGGGAACTCTAACCTCCATAGAGAAAAATGAATTTAAGTTTCCGAGCACATTGGCAAAAAGATTACGGGTAGAAATTCAGAATCATGACAATCAACCTTTGAATATAGGATTTATTGAAGCGAAAGGGTATTCCCATGAACTTGTTGCCCGTTTTACCGAACCAGCAGACTATTTTCTAGCGTATGGTAATGCTGATGCAAAAAAACCTTTATACGATATTTCACTAACCAGAAGCAATATCCCTAAAAACCTATCCAAATTAACCATTGGACCAGAACAATTGATTCCAAAAACCGAAAAACCGCAAGTGCAACCCTTATTCGAAAATAAATGGTGGCTGTGGGGCATCATGATTCTTGTTGTTTTGTTATTGGGTGGATTTACCTTAAAAATGATGCAGAAAAAAGTATAG
- a CDS encoding BLUF domain-containing protein — translation MKCVLYISKALEPFTNEELKQLSTVSTGNNQKRGITGYLYYENMRFLQYMEGKEHMIDQMVDKIAHDKRHELLALIERQGLTQRRFPEWGMKNIADLMFTNSAIETTIIQTMSIFGENHLSISERTQNELFSLMDDLSSVSLKT, via the coding sequence ATGAAGTGCGTCCTATATATAAGCAAAGCCCTAGAACCATTTACAAACGAAGAATTGAAACAACTCTCGACTGTTTCGACTGGTAATAATCAAAAAAGAGGCATTACAGGTTACCTATATTACGAGAACATGCGTTTTTTACAATATATGGAAGGAAAAGAGCATATGATAGACCAAATGGTCGATAAAATAGCCCATGACAAAAGACATGAACTTTTAGCCTTAATAGAAAGACAGGGGCTGACCCAGAGGCGCTTCCCAGAATGGGGAATGAAAAATATTGCTGATCTAATGTTTACAAACAGTGCCATAGAAACCACAATTATCCAGACTATGTCCATTTTCGGTGAGAACCATTTAAGTATTTCCGAGAGAACACAAAACGAACTGTTCAGCCTTATGGACGATTTATCGTCGGTTTCCTTAAAAACATAG
- a CDS encoding fasciclin domain-containing protein, whose product MKKLIFILSTFALVLFVQQTKAQESKDIVDIAVSVDDFSTLVTALKATDLVGALKGDGPFTVFAPVNSGFAKIDAKTLNSLLEPENKEKLSAILTYHVVSGKIAATDVVAALDKGNGKAELTTLNGGKITAMKKDGGIYLKDAGGNYSKITKTDVMASNGVIHIIEDVVMPN is encoded by the coding sequence ATGAAAAAATTAATTTTTATCCTTTCAACATTCGCATTGGTTTTGTTCGTGCAGCAAACTAAGGCCCAAGAATCTAAAGACATTGTGGATATCGCGGTATCGGTAGATGACTTTTCAACTTTAGTTACTGCCCTAAAAGCTACAGACTTGGTTGGAGCTCTTAAAGGTGACGGACCTTTTACCGTGTTTGCCCCAGTGAATTCTGGATTTGCAAAGATTGATGCAAAAACGCTTAACTCACTATTGGAACCCGAGAACAAGGAAAAACTGTCCGCCATTTTAACGTATCATGTAGTATCTGGAAAAATAGCTGCTACAGATGTTGTTGCAGCCTTGGATAAAGGAAACGGGAAAGCTGAACTTACCACGTTAAACGGTGGGAAAATAACTGCTATGAAAAAAGACGGTGGAATTTATCTAAAGGATGCTGGTGGAAACTACAGTAAAATAACTAAGACGGATGTTATGGCTTCCAATGGTGTGATTCACATCATCGAGGATGTTGTAATGCCCAACTAA
- a CDS encoding RNA polymerase sigma factor, which yields MKKPHSDQELIVNLSNGDKNALYSLYDNYSGALYGVILRICRNEMLAQDVLQETFVKIWKNSSSYDSEKGKFYTWAYRIARNTALNALRKTDNLIQNEDLSVHTNKAIAETEPDYMQLNGSINTLEPHHKKAIDLVYFKGYTHKEAHEEMGVPLGTFKSYIKQALKQLRKTYTKELVWIYFIFEMIA from the coding sequence ATGAAAAAGCCCCATAGCGATCAAGAACTCATTGTAAACTTGTCCAACGGAGATAAAAATGCACTCTACTCCTTGTACGATAACTATAGCGGTGCATTGTATGGCGTTATTCTGCGTATCTGTAGAAACGAAATGCTTGCACAGGACGTATTACAGGAAACCTTCGTGAAAATTTGGAAAAATAGTAGTAGCTATGATTCGGAAAAGGGGAAATTTTATACTTGGGCTTACCGAATCGCAAGAAATACAGCATTGAATGCGTTAAGAAAGACGGACAACCTCATCCAAAACGAGGATTTAAGTGTACATACCAATAAAGCAATTGCCGAAACTGAACCTGACTATATGCAATTGAACGGTTCGATCAATACATTGGAGCCCCACCACAAGAAGGCAATCGATTTGGTTTATTTTAAGGGATATACCCATAAAGAAGCGCATGAAGAAATGGGAGTGCCATTGGGAACTTTTAAATCCTATATTAAACAGGCACTGAAACAATTACGAAAAACCTACACCAAAGAATTGGTATGGATTTATTTTATTTTTGAAATGATAGCATGA
- a CDS encoding anti-sigma factor domain-containing protein, translated as MMEKDKILEEGLLEQYLTGELSKEDTLLVENILKKDSELKQHFLQMQDDLEKMGFENAVTPPFQVKHALQKQLEDPIAKKTNWMPFIAAASLALVFMLSAIWLYTKWQNAEENLESLQITTADLQNRLDNLEQNYLLTSNRLETINNPNVIPLVLYGNNIAPNSKAVAYVNHKSKLVMINPQGLPKLPADKTYQMWSDVDGEMINMGLVPTDKELVTLKYIDSAESLNITIEPAGGNDHPTVEQLVSNVLL; from the coding sequence ATGATGGAAAAGGATAAAATATTGGAAGAAGGACTTTTAGAGCAATATTTGACTGGTGAGCTTTCAAAAGAAGATACTTTATTAGTAGAAAATATCTTGAAAAAAGATAGTGAGCTAAAACAACACTTTCTTCAAATGCAAGATGACCTTGAGAAAATGGGTTTTGAAAATGCGGTTACCCCACCTTTCCAAGTAAAGCATGCGTTACAAAAACAATTAGAAGACCCTATAGCAAAAAAGACAAATTGGATGCCATTTATAGCGGCAGCAAGTTTAGCATTGGTTTTTATGCTCAGTGCGATTTGGTTATATACCAAATGGCAAAATGCCGAGGAAAATTTAGAATCCCTGCAAATTACAACAGCTGACCTTCAAAACCGACTGGACAATTTGGAGCAGAATTACTTACTCACATCAAACCGCTTAGAAACGATCAATAATCCAAATGTTATTCCTTTGGTACTTTACGGCAATAACATTGCGCCTAATTCCAAGGCAGTTGCCTATGTAAATCATAAAAGTAAATTGGTCATGATAAATCCACAGGGGTTGCCTAAACTTCCAGCGGACAAAACCTACCAAATGTGGAGTGATGTGGATGGTGAAATGATCAATATGGGGCTTGTTCCCACGGACAAAGAATTGGTCACCCTAAAATATATTGATAGTGCTGAATCCTTGAACATTACCATCGAACCTGCTGGCGGTAACGACCATCCTACGGTAGAACAACTTGTGTCCAACGTATTGTTATAA
- a CDS encoding Gfo/Idh/MocA family protein, whose amino-acid sequence MKWSRRDLLKGLGGLPILGAVWWAGAANTVYNRRGRSEILQQLNISPSLPPMVPNIGGEPIKVGIIGFGIRGEQLCRSLGFATKEWMEEMKAEAEIDPKNKALEDFLNQDKLNVKLVGVCDVFDVNAERAIRSFSTPENKVKRYDTYQEMIHSGEVEAVVIATPDHWHAPISIEALNNNIHVYVEKPMTHTVDETYSLRTAAEQSKAIFAVGHQHRQTLSFKTAKDIVEKGTLGHVSLIQTNTNRNDDNGAWNYDIHSKANPDTIDWEQFLGSAPKIPFNKNHFFRWRKWWAYGSGLSGDLLTHDYDRLNCVLNMGIPHSVSASGGIYTHNDGRDVPDVLQVNMEFPEFSTGSSQAQGKEKGMTFCYSATLGNAFSRPTILMGHDATMELGNTLTVWPDMASTRYAEMLEAEKMLPHIPIYQYNPGANVPDAISSATSQYFADKGLMWTYINGERVDSTFLHMREWLSAIKNDGNVSCGIKEGFEEAIAAHMAGLSWKLGRKIAWDAEKEVIKPIAGVDFDEVLLSSGEPEILPVTTEQL is encoded by the coding sequence ATGAAGTGGTCAAGAAGAGATTTGCTTAAAGGGTTAGGTGGGCTTCCCATTTTAGGAGCGGTTTGGTGGGCCGGTGCGGCAAATACGGTTTATAATAGAAGAGGAAGATCAGAGATTTTGCAACAACTCAATATAAGTCCTTCTTTACCACCTATGGTACCCAATATTGGAGGTGAACCTATCAAAGTAGGTATCATAGGTTTTGGAATTAGGGGAGAGCAACTCTGCAGGTCTTTGGGATTTGCTACAAAAGAATGGATGGAAGAGATGAAGGCAGAAGCTGAAATCGACCCAAAAAATAAGGCTCTGGAAGATTTTTTAAATCAAGATAAACTCAATGTAAAGCTGGTAGGGGTGTGCGATGTTTTTGATGTTAATGCAGAACGTGCGATACGTTCCTTTTCTACTCCCGAGAACAAAGTGAAACGGTATGATACTTATCAGGAAATGATTCATAGTGGAGAGGTAGAAGCAGTCGTCATTGCTACTCCTGATCATTGGCATGCTCCTATATCTATTGAAGCGTTGAACAACAACATCCATGTTTATGTTGAAAAACCAATGACACATACCGTTGATGAAACCTATTCTTTAAGAACGGCAGCAGAACAATCAAAAGCAATTTTTGCAGTGGGGCATCAGCATCGGCAAACGCTTAGTTTTAAAACAGCTAAGGACATTGTTGAGAAAGGAACTCTGGGGCACGTCTCCCTAATACAGACCAATACCAATAGAAATGATGATAATGGTGCATGGAACTATGATATCCACTCTAAAGCAAATCCCGATACTATAGATTGGGAACAATTTCTGGGATCTGCACCAAAAATTCCTTTCAATAAAAACCATTTTTTTAGATGGCGTAAGTGGTGGGCCTATGGGTCTGGCCTTTCAGGGGATTTATTGACCCATGATTATGATCGGTTGAACTGTGTGCTCAACATGGGCATCCCACATTCGGTATCTGCATCAGGAGGAATATATACCCATAATGATGGACGCGATGTTCCCGATGTATTACAGGTAAATATGGAATTTCCCGAATTCAGTACCGGAAGTAGTCAAGCCCAGGGAAAAGAAAAGGGAATGACGTTTTGCTACAGTGCTACTTTAGGAAATGCATTTAGTAGACCCACAATTTTGATGGGGCATGATGCAACCATGGAACTGGGAAATACCCTTACTGTATGGCCGGATATGGCCTCAACACGGTATGCCGAGATGTTGGAGGCTGAAAAGATGCTGCCCCACATACCCATTTACCAATATAATCCCGGGGCCAACGTACCTGATGCAATATCCTCAGCTACCTCGCAATACTTTGCGGACAAAGGGCTTATGTGGACTTATATCAATGGCGAAAGAGTCGATTCTACGTTTTTGCATATGCGCGAATGGTTAAGTGCCATCAAAAACGATGGAAATGTGAGTTGTGGGATCAAAGAGGGCTTTGAAGAAGCTATCGCTGCTCATATGGCGGGTCTATCCTGGAAACTGGGAAGAAAAATAGCATGGGATGCTGAAAAAGAAGTTATAAAGCCTATTGCGGGAGTTGATTTTGATGAAGTATTACTTTCCAGTGGGGAACCTGAAATACTACCAGTTACTACGGAACAATTATAA
- a CDS encoding DoxX family protein, which yields MVDSIKDRNVNISIVLLRVFIGWHFLYEGVIKLFNPEWTSFGYLASAQGPLKPFFSLLISPSVIGWVDVLNMAALIIVGVAFTLGVFEKKGAIVAIGLLALYYLAHPPFPWLDQLNTEGNYWFVNKNLIELIACILIYNFPTGHYFGLNYFIKRKPIKT from the coding sequence ATGGTCGATAGTATTAAGGACAGAAATGTCAACATTAGTATTGTGCTCCTTCGGGTTTTCATTGGCTGGCACTTTCTGTACGAAGGAGTTATTAAACTGTTTAATCCTGAATGGACTTCCTTTGGCTATCTAGCTTCTGCCCAAGGACCTTTAAAACCTTTTTTTTCATTACTTATCAGTCCCTCTGTAATAGGTTGGGTGGATGTTTTGAACATGGCCGCTCTTATAATAGTAGGGGTTGCATTCACTTTAGGGGTTTTTGAGAAAAAAGGAGCGATTGTAGCAATAGGTCTTTTAGCCTTGTACTATTTGGCCCACCCACCTTTTCCGTGGCTAGACCAATTAAATACCGAAGGTAACTATTGGTTCGTTAACAAAAATCTTATTGAACTGATTGCGTGTATTTTGATATACAACTTTCCGACAGGTCATTATTTTGGCCTTAACTATTTTATCAAAAGAAAACCTATAAAAACGTAA
- the rimO gene encoding 30S ribosomal protein S12 methylthiotransferase RimO, producing the protein MRTKSLKKNKINVVTLGCSKNIYDSEVLMGQLRANNKEVVHEEEGNVVVINTCGFIANAKEESVNTILEYVQKKEEGDVDKVFVTGCLSERYKPDLEKEIPNVDEYFGTSDLPNLLKALGADYKHELIGERLTTTPKNYAYLKIAEGCDRPCSFCAIPLMRGKHKSKPIEALVSEAEKLAAKGVKELILIAQDLTYYGLDLYKKRNLATLLQALVQVDGIEWIRLHYAFPTGFPMDVLDVMKKEPKVCNYIDIPLQHIADPILKSMRRGTTKAKTTKLLQDFRNAVPEMTIRTTLIVGYPGETEEDFQTLKHWVKDMRFERLGCFTYSHEENTHAYTLEDDVPEEVKQQRANEIMEIQSQISWELNQEKIGKDFRCLIDRKEGNYFVGRTEFDSPDVDNEVLIDATQHYVKIGDFVNVKITEAADFDLYAVPVTS; encoded by the coding sequence ATGCGGACAAAATCTTTAAAGAAGAATAAAATAAACGTAGTAACGCTAGGATGTAGCAAAAACATCTACGATTCTGAAGTGCTCATGGGGCAGTTGCGCGCCAATAATAAAGAAGTGGTTCATGAAGAGGAAGGGAACGTTGTTGTTATCAATACCTGTGGGTTTATTGCAAATGCCAAAGAAGAAAGCGTAAATACTATTTTGGAGTATGTACAAAAGAAAGAGGAGGGTGATGTTGATAAGGTATTTGTAACCGGTTGTTTGAGCGAACGGTATAAGCCCGATCTGGAAAAAGAGATTCCAAATGTGGATGAGTATTTTGGAACTAGTGACCTTCCCAATTTATTAAAGGCGTTGGGTGCTGATTATAAGCACGAGTTGATAGGGGAACGATTAACAACCACGCCCAAAAACTATGCATATCTAAAAATTGCCGAAGGGTGCGATAGACCCTGTTCTTTTTGCGCTATTCCATTAATGCGTGGAAAACATAAAAGCAAACCGATTGAAGCATTGGTATCTGAAGCAGAAAAATTAGCGGCAAAAGGAGTTAAGGAACTTATTTTAATAGCGCAGGATTTAACGTATTATGGTCTGGACCTATACAAAAAGCGAAATCTGGCAACATTGCTTCAAGCGTTGGTACAAGTAGATGGTATTGAATGGATTCGACTGCACTATGCCTTTCCAACGGGTTTTCCTATGGATGTCTTGGATGTAATGAAAAAAGAGCCCAAGGTTTGTAACTATATCGATATTCCGCTTCAACACATTGCAGACCCTATCTTAAAAAGTATGCGTAGGGGAACTACCAAGGCAAAAACGACAAAGCTTTTACAGGATTTTAGAAATGCCGTTCCCGAAATGACAATACGAACTACGCTTATTGTGGGATATCCTGGAGAGACCGAAGAAGATTTTCAGACCTTGAAGCATTGGGTGAAGGATATGCGTTTTGAGCGATTGGGATGCTTCACCTATAGCCATGAAGAGAATACCCATGCGTATACTTTGGAAGATGATGTGCCTGAAGAAGTAAAACAGCAGCGGGCTAATGAGATTATGGAGATTCAATCACAGATTTCTTGGGAACTTAACCAAGAAAAGATTGGTAAAGACTTTCGTTGTTTAATTGACCGTAAAGAAGGAAACTATTTTGTAGGTAGGACCGAGTTTGATTCACCAGATGTTGACAATGAAGTTTTAATCGATGCAACCCAGCATTACGTGAAGATAGGGGACTTTGTAAATGTCAAAATTACCGAAGCTGCGGACTTTGACCTTTATGCGGTTCCTGTCACCTCATAG